The following proteins are co-located in the Rattus norvegicus strain BN/NHsdMcwi chromosome 19, GRCr8, whole genome shotgun sequence genome:
- the LOC134483443 gene encoding disks large homolog 5-like, whose amino-acid sequence MFSRLRKRFGRGNVDSGETRVKESGLSSQSNDGQRQHFWGMWNAGRETSSPGTELSKNQAMKEKERLIKELQLITEERNDLRDRLRFLTEKSMKKRPHFRPNPYYEDLERMEEVVMSILHNLEMENTEVHENNHKLKKEITFSRNLLSLMENTCRKKLVPLKQESKEVHLDCALNQKYLVDFNKEDKDHQRAEPALSGLRKCKRAGIGHSPVRELPEE is encoded by the exons atgttttcccgtcttcgcaagcgttttgggagggggaacgtcgattctggagagactagagtgaaggagtctggcctttcatctcaaagtaatgatggacaaagacagcacttctggggaatgtgga acgctgggagagaaacatcatcccctggcactgaactaagcaagaatcaggctatgaaggaaaaggagaggctgattaaagagctgcagctcattactgaggagagaaatgacctgagagatcgcctgaggtttctgacagagaaaTCCATGAAGAAGAG gccacacttcaggccaaatccatattatgaagacctggagagaatggaggaggtggtcatgtcaattcttcacaacttagagatggagaacactgaggtccatgagaacaaccataagctgaagaaggagattaccttctctag aaacctgctcagcctgatggagaacacatgtaggaagaagttggtcccactgaagcaggagagcaaggaggtacatcttgattgtgcactgaaccagaaatatttggttgacttcaacaaggaagataaagaccatcaacgggcagaaccagcattatcag gtctcagaaagtgcaagagagctggaattggacatagcccagtaagagagcttcctgaagaataa